A DNA window from Micromonospora inyonensis contains the following coding sequences:
- a CDS encoding HpcH/HpaI aldolase/citrate lyase family protein → MTTDPSAPSGALLFVPGDRPDRFTKASATGADHVIVDLEDAVAAASKHGARQSTAAWLASGREAIVRVNGVGTSWHEPDLRMVSGRASFVLLPKCEDAGDVSRFVSSCDSPTLALIETPLGLAAAHEIAATGVAGLVFGNVDFAANIGVDPASQPALQLARSQLVYASAAAGLPAPIDGVTTRLTESEALDADLTHARELGFGGKLCVHPSQVAPTQVAFLPTEEEVAWAVAVLDASPGVAAVAGQMVDAPVVIRAQSILDRHRKNDRTPDGD, encoded by the coding sequence TTGACAACCGATCCGTCCGCGCCGAGCGGAGCTCTCCTCTTCGTACCGGGTGATCGACCTGACCGCTTCACGAAGGCGTCCGCCACCGGCGCCGACCACGTGATCGTCGACCTCGAGGACGCAGTGGCCGCGGCCTCGAAGCATGGCGCACGCCAGTCCACCGCAGCTTGGCTGGCTAGCGGGCGCGAAGCCATCGTCAGAGTCAATGGCGTCGGCACCTCCTGGCATGAACCGGACCTACGCATGGTCTCCGGGCGTGCCAGCTTCGTCCTGCTACCGAAGTGTGAGGACGCGGGCGATGTCAGCCGCTTCGTGAGCTCGTGCGACTCCCCCACCTTGGCCCTGATCGAGACTCCGCTCGGGCTCGCGGCTGCCCACGAGATCGCGGCCACCGGAGTTGCCGGCCTGGTCTTCGGCAACGTCGACTTCGCCGCCAACATCGGAGTGGATCCGGCGTCACAACCCGCCCTACAGCTCGCTCGCTCCCAGCTGGTCTACGCCAGCGCGGCCGCCGGGCTGCCCGCGCCGATCGACGGCGTCACCACGCGACTGACCGAGAGCGAGGCGCTCGATGCAGACCTCACGCATGCACGCGAGCTAGGATTCGGTGGCAAACTCTGCGTCCATCCCAGCCAGGTCGCGCCCACTCAGGTCGCCTTCCTTCCCACCGAGGAGGAGGTCGCCTGGGCCGTCGCGGTGCTGGACGCCTCACCGGGCGTGGCAGCAGTGGCCGGGCAGATGGTGGATGCGCCGGTCGTCATCCGCGCCCAGTCGATCCTGGACCGGCACCGCAAGAACGACAGGACGCCCGATGGCGACTGA